The following are encoded together in the Capsulimonas corticalis genome:
- a CDS encoding response regulator transcription factor: MRILLIEDEAALSAGIKRGLEEEHYEVDAALDGREGLEMARSRRYSAIVLDVMLPSMDGWTICQELRESRDSTPILMLTARDAVDDRVRGLEMGADDYLPKPFDFSEMLARIRSLLRRDKIHKERVITIADLRMDTGARTVTRGGRPITLTEREYTLLEALATHEGRVLSREAIQERVWLDEDSYSNTVDVHIGLLRKKIDQDQTVKLIHTVRGMGYTLRRESGDA, translated from the coding sequence ATGCGAATACTGCTCATTGAAGACGAAGCCGCCCTGTCCGCAGGCATCAAGCGCGGTCTGGAGGAAGAACACTACGAAGTGGACGCCGCGCTGGATGGGCGCGAGGGGCTGGAGATGGCGCGGTCGCGGCGCTATTCGGCGATCGTGCTGGATGTAATGCTGCCGAGCATGGATGGGTGGACGATCTGTCAGGAACTGCGCGAATCGCGCGATTCGACGCCGATTTTGATGCTCACGGCGCGCGACGCCGTGGATGACCGGGTGCGCGGCCTGGAGATGGGCGCCGACGATTACCTGCCCAAGCCCTTCGACTTCAGCGAGATGCTCGCGCGTATCCGATCGCTGCTGCGACGGGACAAGATCCACAAAGAGCGCGTCATCACCATCGCCGACTTGCGCATGGACACCGGCGCGCGGACGGTGACGCGCGGAGGGCGCCCGATCACCCTGACCGAGCGCGAATATACGCTGCTGGAGGCGCTCGCCACACATGAAGGCCGCGTGCTCAGCCGCGAAGCCATTCAGGAGCGCGTATGGCTGGATGAGGACAGCTACTCGAATACCGTGGATGTCCACATCGGGCTGCTGCGCAAGAAGATCGATCAGGATCAGACCGTCAAGCTGATCCATACGGTGCGCGGCATGGGTTACACGCTGCGGCGGGAAAGCGGCGACGCATGA
- a CDS encoding acyltransferase family protein, which translates to MDFLDGLRALAAIWVVLSHLWILLRGMNAHSGLLGFLTNWALYSHLAVDIFIVLSGYCLILPVVRAGELRGGALDFFRRRARRILPPCYAALALAILIYLVGHHGKPFPWLALLSNIFLVQDAFLKWNIFDGPLWSVAVEWRIYFLFPAIVGLLKRHGPWAVLAASAALSGALTAAIFAWRMDFLLSCPWYLFLFALGVCAGWAAPRSGARWDLASWTLLLLTALLLGRNPITAAGGADFGRHMPMIDTVTGAAIAAALIALHQRPESRLRQALSFPPLVRIGQRSYSLYLIHIPLLLLLSHILNMLALPWLRAPLSRAAALTILGLPSIALATWGFYHAVERRFLVKASSGKPSPG; encoded by the coding sequence TTGGATTTTCTCGACGGGCTGCGCGCACTGGCGGCGATCTGGGTCGTCCTTTCCCATCTCTGGATCCTGCTGCGGGGCATGAACGCCCATTCAGGGCTCCTGGGCTTCCTCACCAACTGGGCGCTTTACAGCCACCTCGCCGTCGATATCTTCATCGTGCTTTCGGGTTACTGCCTGATCCTGCCCGTCGTTCGCGCCGGCGAGCTGCGCGGCGGCGCCCTCGACTTCTTCCGGCGGCGCGCCCGGCGTATCCTTCCCCCCTGTTACGCCGCCCTGGCTCTTGCAATTCTCATTTACCTCGTGGGACATCACGGCAAACCATTTCCCTGGCTCGCGCTGCTCAGCAACATCTTTCTCGTGCAGGACGCGTTCCTCAAGTGGAATATCTTCGACGGCCCTCTCTGGAGCGTCGCCGTGGAATGGCGGATCTACTTTCTCTTTCCCGCGATTGTCGGGCTGCTGAAACGCCACGGCCCATGGGCCGTTCTCGCCGCATCGGCGGCGCTCAGCGGCGCGCTAACAGCCGCCATCTTCGCATGGCGTATGGATTTTTTGCTTTCCTGCCCCTGGTATCTCTTTCTCTTCGCCCTGGGCGTCTGCGCCGGATGGGCTGCGCCCCGAAGCGGCGCGCGCTGGGACCTCGCGTCCTGGACGCTCCTCCTGCTGACCGCCCTCCTCCTCGGCCGCAATCCCATTACGGCGGCGGGCGGCGCGGATTTCGGCCGCCACATGCCGATGATCGACACCGTCACCGGAGCCGCCATCGCGGCGGCCCTCATCGCCCTGCATCAGCGTCCCGAATCCCGCCTGAGACAAGCGCTCTCCTTCCCGCCGCTCGTACGCATTGGGCAGCGGTCCTACTCGCTCTATCTCATCCACATACCCCTTCTCCTGCTGCTCAGCCACATACTGAACATGCTCGCCCTCCCATGGCTGCGCGCGCCGCTGTCCCGCGCCGCCGCCTTGACGATACTCGGCCTCCCTTCGATCGCGCTGGCGACCTGGGGATTCTATCACGCCGTCGAGCGGCGGTTTTTGGTCAAAGCTAGCTCTGGCAAACCCAGCCCTGGGTGA
- a CDS encoding YkvA family protein, whose product MPTPERRAAGRAQIKEAARFLPNLIKLAARLLRDPRVPRSRKAGLALLAGYLASPIDLIPDFIPVLGVADDLILAALTLTWVVKAVPAEIVREHWDGETDLFGLLDKVRRGIAALRGKA is encoded by the coding sequence TTGCCAACCCCGGAACGACGCGCGGCGGGCCGCGCGCAGATCAAGGAAGCGGCGCGGTTTCTGCCGAATTTGATCAAGCTCGCCGCACGGCTTTTGCGCGATCCGCGCGTTCCGCGCTCGCGGAAGGCGGGGCTGGCCCTGCTTGCGGGGTATCTGGCGTCGCCGATCGATCTGATTCCCGATTTCATCCCGGTGCTGGGCGTGGCGGACGATCTGATTCTCGCCGCGCTCACGCTGACGTGGGTGGTGAAAGCCGTCCCCGCCGAGATCGTGCGCGAACACTGGGACGGGGAGACGGATCTGTTCGGACTGCTGGACAAAGTCCGGCGCGGGATCGCCGCGCTGCGGGGAAAGGCGTGA
- a CDS encoding ATP-dependent DNA helicase, with amino-acid sequence MSTTLQDIRRKACARRVALGFSLDTAHTAVEIAAVLAVPAESPAPAAHAEAHRALHGDHECTAGQEADVQGAALARVDDLPEDLRREGEADAYAAEILLPTPLMARLFWEERCTASEAAARVGVDSALVQGQMAHAVLLPAVSEEPSQETAANREVTLDPSQRAAAEAVRGPLLLGAGPGTGKTKTLVGRCQFLTRTQGVKPEQILALTFSRDAAREMRERLISGDVGTERCGPWVGTFHSFGLEILRRYGSEIGLPEQVKLLGTLDAVTLLENHLDRLELDVLDNLRNPAYHLRGVLRQISRAKDELCAPLEYDKHVAAMQADAEAAALALAAKGGKKVLKKDQEVVERQEAAAAKAREVARCYHVYEALLAENGYLDFADLISRAVGLLEHAPHVLADLRGRYPHVLADEYQDVNRGCARLVRLLAGDEAHGLWAVGDHRQSIYRFRGASPANVAAFGRDYPGGSRLELGVNYRSRRPIVECFAVAARGMGGEGAQEFPGWDAARGAAASSEHPAVLYASAPDDEGQVDGVARSITALREQGWAYRDQAILCRTHAQAQSLVDRLTERGVPILYLGALLERPEIKDLICLLSLYGGGPSTGLVRIAALPEYSVPREDILMLLRRAMRDERPFFEALADVVLWDGLSPAAIPGLGRLTAQLAALDASERDPVAILGAYLFDQSQFIRHLEDADTPAFAAMQKRMAVYQLWELARDYDGGIVRSSVAPTGPPNRVRDFLAHLQRLDAVGESPQGATPPGAESLDAVRIMTAHKAKGLEYPVVYVPNLGHGQFPSRGRHDGIPEPPGLTGASDDETEEDNCLFFVALSRARDHLILSRSAANAKGKEIEPSPLINLISPWLIANSAALVEWPSGRSETSEESDVSPNAPPALPHHSASSLEQYGRCPRQYYYERELQLPAEPPSGAYPKFAAAVRQTLRWLDDECAAGRLPASEALTAQFETVWIEHGPVGRLHEARYRAHAQRLLATALQFATTDRAALENPSLRATLATCHISTRPEVVYERPSDGALVIARYFNTKPAPTDMTDKRLALLRKAAADSHPDRPILLELRYLEDGSTAEVAAPATEYKAKLEADRLLKYERAAQGIARRDFAPAPETQDTCSGCGYRWVCPS; translated from the coding sequence ATGAGCACGACCCTTCAAGACATTCGCCGCAAAGCCTGCGCCCGCCGCGTCGCGCTTGGCTTCTCCCTCGACACGGCGCACACGGCGGTCGAGATCGCCGCCGTGCTGGCTGTTCCCGCCGAGTCCCCCGCGCCGGCCGCGCACGCCGAGGCGCATCGGGCGCTGCATGGCGACCATGAATGCACGGCGGGACAGGAGGCCGATGTGCAGGGCGCGGCGCTGGCCCGTGTGGACGATTTGCCAGAGGATCTGCGCCGTGAAGGCGAGGCCGACGCCTACGCCGCCGAGATCTTGCTGCCGACTCCGCTGATGGCCCGCCTGTTCTGGGAGGAGCGCTGCACGGCGTCGGAGGCTGCCGCGCGGGTGGGGGTAGACTCCGCGCTCGTTCAGGGACAGATGGCGCACGCCGTGCTGCTGCCGGCGGTTTCGGAGGAGCCGTCGCAGGAAACGGCGGCGAACCGGGAAGTGACCCTGGACCCGTCGCAGCGCGCGGCGGCGGAGGCCGTGCGCGGCCCGCTGCTGCTGGGCGCCGGGCCGGGAACGGGAAAGACCAAGACGCTGGTGGGGCGCTGTCAGTTTCTCACGCGGACGCAGGGAGTGAAGCCCGAGCAGATCCTGGCGCTGACGTTTTCGCGCGACGCCGCGCGGGAGATGCGCGAGCGGCTGATCAGCGGCGACGTGGGGACCGAACGCTGCGGCCCGTGGGTCGGCACGTTCCACAGCTTTGGCCTGGAGATCCTCCGCCGTTATGGCTCGGAAATCGGCCTTCCCGAGCAAGTGAAGCTGCTCGGGACTCTGGACGCCGTGACGCTGCTGGAGAACCATCTCGATCGATTAGAATTGGATGTGCTGGATAACCTGCGCAATCCCGCCTATCATCTGCGCGGCGTATTAAGGCAAATCTCGCGGGCCAAGGACGAACTCTGCGCGCCGCTGGAGTACGACAAGCACGTCGCCGCGATGCAGGCGGACGCTGAGGCGGCGGCGCTGGCGCTGGCGGCGAAGGGCGGCAAGAAGGTCCTGAAGAAGGATCAGGAAGTCGTGGAAAGGCAGGAAGCGGCGGCGGCGAAGGCGCGCGAGGTGGCGCGCTGCTACCATGTGTACGAAGCGCTGCTCGCCGAGAACGGCTATCTGGACTTCGCCGACCTGATCTCCCGCGCCGTAGGGCTTTTGGAGCATGCGCCTCATGTCCTCGCCGATCTGCGCGGGCGTTATCCGCATGTGCTGGCCGACGAATATCAGGACGTCAACCGTGGCTGCGCGCGTCTGGTGCGGCTGCTGGCGGGCGACGAGGCGCATGGATTATGGGCGGTCGGAGATCACCGTCAGAGTATTTATCGATTTCGCGGCGCCTCCCCCGCGAATGTCGCCGCCTTCGGCCGCGATTATCCCGGCGGAAGCCGCTTGGAATTGGGCGTGAACTATCGCTCGCGCCGGCCGATCGTGGAGTGCTTCGCCGTCGCGGCGCGCGGCATGGGCGGCGAGGGCGCGCAGGAGTTTCCCGGCTGGGACGCGGCGCGCGGCGCGGCGGCTTCATCTGAGCATCCGGCGGTTCTTTACGCCTCTGCGCCTGACGATGAGGGGCAGGTCGATGGCGTCGCGCGGTCCATCACCGCCTTGCGGGAGCAGGGGTGGGCGTATCGCGATCAGGCCATCCTGTGCCGCACGCATGCCCAGGCGCAGTCGCTCGTGGACCGGCTGACCGAGCGCGGCGTTCCCATCTTATATCTTGGCGCGCTGCTGGAGCGTCCCGAGATCAAAGACCTGATCTGCCTGCTCTCGCTGTACGGCGGCGGCCCGAGCACGGGGCTGGTCCGTATCGCCGCCCTGCCGGAATATTCCGTGCCGCGCGAGGATATTTTGATGCTGCTGCGCCGCGCGATGCGCGACGAGCGGCCGTTTTTCGAAGCGCTCGCCGATGTCGTTCTGTGGGACGGCCTCAGCCCCGCCGCCATCCCCGGCCTCGGACGTCTCACGGCGCAGCTCGCCGCCCTGGACGCATCAGAGCGCGACCCCGTGGCGATCCTCGGCGCGTATTTGTTCGATCAATCCCAGTTCATACGCCATTTGGAGGACGCGGACACGCCGGCCTTCGCGGCAATGCAGAAGCGCATGGCGGTTTACCAGCTCTGGGAACTGGCGCGGGACTACGATGGCGGCATTGTCCGATCGTCGGTCGCGCCCACCGGCCCGCCGAACCGGGTGCGCGACTTTCTGGCGCATCTCCAGCGCCTCGACGCCGTGGGAGAAAGCCCGCAGGGCGCCACGCCGCCTGGCGCGGAGTCGCTGGACGCCGTCCGCATCATGACCGCGCACAAGGCGAAGGGGCTGGAGTATCCGGTCGTTTACGTTCCCAACCTCGGCCACGGCCAATTCCCCTCGCGCGGCCGCCACGACGGCATCCCCGAGCCGCCCGGACTCACGGGCGCGTCCGACGATGAGACTGAAGAAGACAACTGCCTCTTTTTCGTCGCCCTGTCCCGCGCCCGCGATCACCTCATTCTCAGCCGCTCCGCCGCCAACGCGAAGGGAAAAGAGATCGAGCCATCGCCGCTCATAAACTTAATCAGCCCATGGCTGATCGCGAACAGCGCGGCGCTAGTCGAGTGGCCGTCCGGGCGCTCCGAAACATCTGAGGAATCGGACGTCTCACCCAACGCGCCGCCTGCGCTGCCGCATCACAGCGCATCGTCATTGGAACAATACGGGCGCTGCCCGCGTCAGTATTACTACGAGCGCGAGCTGCAATTACCCGCCGAGCCGCCATCGGGCGCGTACCCGAAGTTCGCCGCCGCCGTGCGCCAAACCCTGCGCTGGCTGGACGACGAATGCGCCGCCGGCCGGCTCCCCGCCTCCGAAGCGCTGACCGCCCAGTTTGAGACTGTGTGGATTGAGCATGGCCCGGTCGGCCGCCTGCACGAAGCCCGTTACCGCGCGCACGCCCAACGCCTTCTCGCCACCGCCTTGCAATTCGCCACCACCGACCGCGCGGCGCTGGAGAACCCGTCCCTGCGCGCCACCCTCGCCACATGTCATATCAGCACCAGGCCCGAAGTCGTCTACGAGCGGCCCAGCGACGGCGCCCTTGTCATCGCGCGCTATTTCAACACAAAACCGGCCCCCACGGATATGACCGACAAGCGCCTCGCCCTGCTGCGCAAAGCCGCCGCCGACTCGCACCCGGACCGGCCGATCCTGCTCGAGCTGCGCTACCTCGAAGACGGATCCACCGCCGAAGTCGCGGCCCCCGCCACCGAATACAAAGCCAAGCTCGAAGCCGACCGCCTGCTCAAATACGAACGCGCCGCCCAGGGCATCGCCCGCCGCGACTTCGCCCCCGCCCCCGAGACACAGGACACTTGCTCGGGCTGCGGATACCGGTGGGTGTGTCCAAGCTGA
- a CDS encoding RNA polymerase sigma factor, whose amino-acid sequence MISRHSLREDAPAADERIEDDLPDRTLLRRYVTQNSEAAFARIIHRHLGLVYATCRREAGDLDLAEDAAQAVFLILAKKAPRLRGGDGLAGWLFQTARLTARNAVRQERSRLRREQAAADALRREEPPPGDPGKDDHSWEAIEPHINAAVARLRPADREAVLLRFFEGRNLAEVGAQLGVSENTARMRVARAVERMRRHLAREGAILGGAALAVLLTDHAAEAAPAATLAAALPIAATQVGHLAMGLAAANAIQLAQGALHTMWMKTVTACASVFAVAAVATAVAATSYYNRLSEVDWTDSSTSGVNLNFQQGLTGWYKAAPNSSAPDYAIQADPSGPAPHQASAFLTARVAHPYSYGTLMQGVRADRYRGKRVRLSAQLRTANVPGEAGLWIRLDAPKDIRAWNMAQRPIRGTTPWRRYSYVLDVPADAQGMAYGCDLTGTGKVWLADVQLEVVPESTPATPDISEAAHGDTDRVIDLWELGIEHRYQKEAAAAHQILADPNAWPSERCMALESLASAQMQLGRRSEARAALAQFDTERQGLEIIHDVVTESKDLHKKLDRA is encoded by the coding sequence ATGATCTCGCGTCATTCACTCCGGGAGGACGCGCCGGCGGCGGACGAGAGGATCGAGGACGATCTGCCCGACCGGACGCTGCTGCGCCGCTATGTCACGCAAAACTCCGAGGCCGCCTTTGCGCGGATTATCCATCGGCACCTTGGCCTGGTCTACGCCACATGCCGGCGGGAAGCCGGCGACCTCGATCTCGCCGAGGACGCCGCGCAGGCGGTCTTTCTCATCCTGGCGAAGAAGGCCCCCCGGCTGCGAGGCGGCGACGGGCTGGCGGGGTGGCTGTTCCAAACCGCGCGGCTCACCGCGCGCAACGCCGTCCGTCAGGAGCGAAGCCGCCTGCGGCGCGAGCAGGCGGCGGCGGACGCGCTGCGCCGCGAAGAGCCTCCGCCCGGAGACCCCGGAAAGGACGACCATTCCTGGGAAGCCATCGAGCCGCATATTAACGCCGCCGTGGCGCGGCTGCGTCCCGCCGACCGGGAGGCCGTATTACTCCGATTCTTCGAAGGGCGTAACCTGGCGGAAGTCGGAGCGCAACTGGGAGTGTCCGAAAACACCGCCCGAATGCGCGTCGCCCGCGCCGTGGAGCGGATGCGCCGTCATCTTGCCCGCGAGGGCGCCATTCTCGGAGGGGCCGCCCTCGCCGTCCTGCTCACCGATCACGCGGCGGAAGCCGCGCCGGCCGCCACACTCGCCGCCGCCCTGCCCATCGCCGCCACCCAGGTGGGGCATTTGGCGATGGGACTGGCGGCGGCGAACGCTATTCAGCTTGCGCAAGGAGCGCTTCATACGATGTGGATGAAAACCGTTACTGCCTGCGCTTCCGTGTTCGCGGTCGCCGCCGTCGCGACCGCCGTGGCCGCCACCAGCTATTACAATCGCCTCTCCGAGGTCGACTGGACCGATTCGAGCACATCCGGCGTCAATCTCAACTTCCAGCAGGGGCTGACCGGCTGGTACAAGGCGGCGCCGAACAGCAGCGCTCCAGACTATGCAATTCAAGCCGACCCCAGCGGCCCGGCGCCGCACCAGGCCAGCGCCTTCCTCACCGCACGCGTGGCGCATCCCTACAGCTACGGGACATTGATGCAGGGCGTCCGCGCCGACCGGTATCGCGGCAAACGCGTGCGGCTGAGCGCCCAGCTGCGTACGGCGAATGTCCCTGGAGAAGCCGGGCTCTGGATCCGGCTGGACGCGCCGAAAGATATCCGCGCCTGGAACATGGCCCAGCGCCCGATCCGGGGAACAACGCCCTGGCGCCGATACTCCTATGTGCTGGATGTTCCCGCAGACGCGCAGGGCATGGCGTACGGCTGCGATCTGACGGGGACGGGAAAGGTTTGGCTGGCGGATGTGCAGCTGGAAGTCGTGCCCGAAAGCACGCCGGCGACACCGGATATTTCGGAGGCGGCGCACGGCGACACCGACCGCGTAATCGATCTGTGGGAGCTTGGAATCGAGCATCGATACCAGAAGGAAGCAGCGGCGGCGCACCAAATTCTCGCCGACCCCAACGCCTGGCCCTCCGAGCGCTGCATGGCGCTGGAGTCGCTTGCTTCCGCCCAGATGCAGCTGGGGCGCCGCTCCGAAGCGCGAGCCGCCCTGGCGCAGTTTGACACGGAACGCCAGGGTCTGGAGATTATTCATGATGTGGTGACCGAGTCGAAGGACCTTCACAAAAAGCTGGACCGGGCGTGA
- a CDS encoding peptidylprolyl isomerase, producing MASLSAVVVAGAAIAGHFWAARHAAPARAAANPVVASVNATLLRQSDVARMSPPMDSSEAVALLVDFTLLDQAAARKHVTVSDAELTSLRGRMTDGGGEAAYADAAKKLHRNTFGLDQQLQHSQILEKLAALELSAPPDRMVHARGILIQPRGKNASSDRQARRLASQLSQRIAAGADFAALVKQYSEDAISKRNGGDLGVIQDAMPSVPRYGLDNHFTNAVMAASGAGNVANPIQGDLGYWVVQIISTARRPAQDRGLYAAQLAMWRGYWIKKLEPGVMGRLRSAATIEPPLQDAPDARASRAAALPAGPAPAGVRQSAAN from the coding sequence ATGGCGTCCCTTTCAGCGGTCGTTGTCGCGGGCGCCGCCATCGCCGGGCATTTTTGGGCGGCGCGCCATGCCGCCCCGGCGCGCGCGGCCGCAAATCCGGTCGTCGCTAGCGTCAATGCGACTTTGCTGCGCCAATCCGATGTGGCGAGGATGTCGCCGCCGATGGACTCCTCGGAAGCGGTGGCGCTGCTGGTCGATTTCACCCTGCTCGATCAAGCGGCCGCGCGCAAGCACGTCACCGTTTCCGACGCCGAGTTGACCAGTCTGCGGGGCCGGATGACGGACGGGGGAGGGGAGGCGGCGTATGCGGACGCGGCGAAGAAGCTGCATCGGAATACGTTCGGACTGGACCAGCAGCTCCAGCACAGTCAGATTCTGGAGAAGCTCGCGGCGCTGGAGCTGTCCGCGCCTCCCGACCGCATGGTCCACGCCCGGGGAATCCTCATTCAACCGAGAGGGAAAAATGCGTCGAGCGACCGTCAGGCGCGGCGATTGGCGTCCCAGCTCTCCCAGCGGATCGCCGCTGGCGCGGACTTCGCGGCGCTGGTGAAGCAGTACTCGGAGGACGCCATCTCCAAACGGAATGGCGGCGATCTTGGGGTCATTCAGGACGCCATGCCAAGCGTCCCAAGGTATGGGCTGGACAACCACTTTACCAACGCCGTGATGGCGGCGTCCGGCGCTGGTAACGTCGCCAATCCCATCCAGGGAGATCTGGGATACTGGGTCGTCCAAATCATCAGCACCGCCAGGCGTCCCGCCCAGGACCGAGGTCTCTATGCCGCGCAGCTAGCCATGTGGCGCGGATACTGGATCAAAAAGCTGGAGCCCGGCGTCATGGGGCGGCTTCGCTCCGCCGCGACGATTGAACCGCCGCTGCAGGACGCTCCCGATGCGCGCGCCAGCCGCGCCGCCGCCCTTCCCGCCGGCCCGGCGCCTGCGGGCGTCCGGCAAAGCGCGGCCAATTGA
- a CDS encoding LacI family DNA-binding transcriptional regulator, with translation MRRNEAPTLTDVALRAGVNKITASVVLSGGRSNTRVSEATRERIIAAAAELRYEPSAIARSLRRRETQAIGFYMGGYIDTRSLFLADVVSGIQQACEQQRRDFLMHGTFRGDSTDEIYTELVNGKVDGLILHAFSDSALAPRLAASHLPVIAITDPIAGLPSICVDDVAGGRLQAEYLAQSGHRHVLYGVCPYRLSSTVRRYEAFCAAAYALGMTVTAGAARTNDDVVSGVERHYLEIAPGKRPTAAVCWNDVFAYQMIEHFRSAGVRVPEDLAVVGFDGSTSPIPPAYRLTTIRAPWRQMARDAVALVLSRHEGAAIPDETILPVEFIRGDTA, from the coding sequence ATGCGCCGAAACGAAGCACCGACCCTGACCGATGTCGCCCTGCGGGCCGGGGTGAATAAGATCACGGCGTCCGTCGTCCTCAGCGGCGGGCGCAGCAATACGCGGGTTTCCGAGGCGACTCGGGAACGGATCATTGCGGCGGCGGCGGAGCTGCGTTATGAGCCGAGCGCGATCGCCCGCTCGCTGCGGCGGCGGGAGACACAGGCGATCGGCTTTTATATGGGCGGGTATATCGATACGCGCAGCTTATTTCTCGCCGATGTCGTCAGCGGCATCCAGCAGGCGTGCGAGCAGCAGCGACGCGACTTTCTGATGCACGGGACATTTCGCGGCGACTCTACCGATGAGATCTACACGGAGCTCGTCAACGGCAAAGTGGACGGCCTGATCCTGCACGCCTTCAGCGACAGCGCGCTCGCGCCCCGCCTCGCCGCGTCGCACCTTCCCGTGATCGCCATCACCGACCCGATCGCCGGACTGCCTTCGATCTGCGTGGACGACGTCGCGGGCGGGCGTCTTCAGGCCGAATACCTCGCGCAGTCCGGCCACCGCCATGTCCTTTACGGCGTCTGCCCCTATCGTCTGAGCTCCACCGTCCGCCGCTACGAAGCCTTTTGCGCCGCCGCCTATGCGCTGGGCATGACCGTCACCGCCGGCGCCGCGCGCACGAACGACGATGTGGTCAGCGGCGTCGAACGCCATTACCTCGAAATCGCGCCCGGCAAGCGCCCCACCGCCGCCGTCTGCTGGAACGACGTGTTCGCCTATCAGATGATCGAGCACTTTCGCTCGGCGGGCGTCCGTGTTCCGGAAGACCTCGCCGTCGTCGGCTTCGACGGGTCCACGTCCCCCATTCCTCCCGCCTACCGTCTGACCACCATCCGCGCGCCCTGGCGCCAAATGGCCCGCGACGCCGTCGCCCTGGTGCTCTCCCGGCATGAAGGCGCCGCGATTCCCGACGAAACCATCCTCCCCGTCGAGTTCATTCGCGGCGACACCGCCTGA
- a CDS encoding carbohydrate-binding protein, whose amino-acid sequence MTSLPRFFAAATAAGVCIMACPAAQAAPPAGYTLSWSDEFHQDPGARADDSSWNFETGPNHANGESEIYVNDQAHGHVAADPRATDGRAFQILSTNTNGFESVRMSTAHKKPFQYGFVEARIQLPYGQGIWPAFWMLGENIGQVGWPACGEIDIMENIGLKSWEDRNLSSLHSAGAAPPHGDLTKNAPYVLPKGQRFTDSYHLFQMQWVKDSISFYVDGHLYETRTAAEYGDNPYPFNAPFFFLINTAVGGEWPGYPDKTTIFPQKMLVDYVRVYKGAPAAPPAPKGPSAAPGDSRQIALTWTSDINATSYNIYRNEKRGEPLGKPIATGIAAETFMDTDLTPRAKYYYRIAAVNGAGVSKPSEEIAMTAPPVVEAPYHDAPAPIPGVVQLEDYDKGGEGVAYHDTDAVNHDALYRPFQGVDLEACSDTGGGYCIAWTADGEWLKYTVHIASAGKYAIAIRAAAAGKGGVFHLEDAAGNDLTGPITVGDTGGWEKWVSVTAQATLPAGTQTLKLVEDQAGYNLNSMTFTRL is encoded by the coding sequence ATGACTTCGCTTCCTCGTTTCTTCGCCGCCGCCACAGCCGCCGGCGTTTGCATTATGGCTTGTCCGGCGGCGCAGGCCGCGCCGCCGGCGGGATACACGCTCTCCTGGAGCGATGAGTTTCATCAAGATCCCGGCGCGCGGGCGGACGATTCGAGCTGGAACTTCGAGACCGGGCCGAACCACGCCAATGGCGAGTCCGAGATTTATGTGAACGATCAGGCGCATGGGCATGTGGCGGCGGACCCGAGGGCGACGGATGGGCGCGCGTTTCAGATCCTTTCGACCAATACGAATGGGTTCGAGTCCGTTCGTATGTCCACGGCGCATAAGAAGCCGTTTCAGTATGGGTTTGTCGAAGCGCGCATCCAATTGCCGTACGGGCAGGGGATCTGGCCGGCGTTCTGGATGCTCGGCGAGAACATCGGGCAGGTCGGCTGGCCGGCGTGCGGCGAGATCGATATCATGGAGAACATCGGCCTGAAATCGTGGGAGGACCGGAACCTGAGCAGCCTGCACAGCGCGGGCGCCGCGCCGCCGCATGGGGACCTCACGAAGAACGCGCCGTACGTGCTTCCCAAAGGACAGCGCTTTACGGACTCCTACCATCTGTTCCAGATGCAGTGGGTCAAGGATTCGATCTCGTTCTATGTGGACGGCCACCTCTACGAGACGCGTACGGCGGCGGAGTATGGCGACAATCCCTACCCGTTCAACGCGCCGTTCTTCTTTTTGATTAACACCGCCGTCGGCGGCGAGTGGCCCGGCTATCCAGACAAGACGACGATTTTCCCGCAAAAGATGCTCGTCGATTACGTGCGCGTCTACAAAGGCGCGCCGGCCGCTCCTCCCGCGCCGAAAGGACCGAGCGCCGCGCCGGGCGACAGCCGCCAGATCGCGCTGACCTGGACAAGCGACATCAATGCGACCTCGTACAATATCTACCGAAACGAGAAGCGCGGGGAGCCGCTGGGGAAGCCGATCGCGACGGGGATCGCCGCCGAGACATTTATGGATACGGATCTGACGCCCCGCGCCAAATACTATTACCGGATCGCCGCCGTGAACGGCGCGGGCGTCTCGAAGCCGTCGGAGGAGATCGCAATGACCGCGCCGCCGGTCGTCGAAGCGCCCTACCATGACGCCCCCGCGCCGATCCCGGGAGTTGTCCAACTGGAAGACTATGACAAAGGCGGCGAGGGCGTTGCGTACCATGACACGGACGCCGTCAACCACGACGCCCTTTACCGCCCCTTCCAGGGCGTGGACCTCGAAGCCTGCTCCGACACCGGCGGCGGATACTGCATCGCCTGGACCGCGGACGGGGAGTGGCTAAAGTACACGGTCCATATCGCCTCGGCGGGCAAGTACGCAATCGCCATCCGCGCGGCCGCCGCCGGCAAAGGCGGCGTCTTTCATCTGGAGGACGCCGCAGGCAACGATCTCACCGGGCCGATCACGGTGGGCGACACCGGCGGGTGGGAAAAATGGGTCTCCGTGACGGCGCAGGCGACGCTGCCCGCCGGAACCCAAACGCTTAAGCTCGTCGAGGATCAGGCCGGGTATAATCTCAACTCGATGACGTTTACCCGTTTGTAG